The following proteins come from a genomic window of Carassius gibelio isolate Cgi1373 ecotype wild population from Czech Republic chromosome B8, carGib1.2-hapl.c, whole genome shotgun sequence:
- the LOC127963147 gene encoding patched domain-containing protein 3: MAKCKTDCIERPLSLVFQKFGSVVGRYPYVFLLFPLFVAAGLGAGFIFLQEREANDIEDQFTPVNGPAKLERAIVVENFPQSEEFSQLRLTSEGTYGSLIITGFREENILTEAAFIDILELDRQVKNITTGNTFKNLCAKTNGNCMSNPILEIINYNATQIVSSAITYPMNNGMFLGTIIGGVQLKQDSSEISSAKAVRLFYFLDEEKTMENSEWLNGFLKLLSNYTQQKTVHVSYFTSISRQNEFETNSDSVIPLFSVTYFLAITISILSCLRLDCVRTKVWVAAFGVVSVGLAVLASFGLLLFCGMPFAMTVATAPFLILGVGVDDMFIMISCWQKTEVDKAVEVRLAETYKEAGVSITITTLTDVLAFYIGLLTSFRSVQSFCMYTSTALLFCYVFNITFFGACLAYNGRREKGNRHWLTCMRVPEEASGDAKGCCIGGAYDINTRQEFEMPMDSFFKNYYGPFLTRVWVKVLVCLIYAGYLAVSIYGCFQIQEGLDLKHLAADGSYVGDYYDNEDEFFSDFGPNVMLVIKDEHFQYWNPTARKSLDFCLDNVQNLTMADSDIPPISWLHVYVQLGMNSGFDVNNETQFKSHLTAFLNYSGFSQDVNFSNNQILASRMFVQTVNIRTAIDEKNMLNAFRETADECGKLQTPVDLIVYHPAFIYFDQYAVIITNTIQNIVVATCLMLAISLLLIPNPLCSLWVTFAIASVIVGVAGFMALWDVSLDSVSMINLVICIGFSVDFSAHISYAFVSSEKSSLNKKATDAITKLGYPIVQGAVSTIAGVVVLAAAKSYIFRTFFKIMFLVILFGAIHGIAFIPVFLTFLSTCGKTCSKKKKENLSNSTNGPQAGTDMSNSRTNIVEAHTDPDCY, from the exons ATGGCGAAGTGTAAAACCGACTGCATCGAAAGGCCTCTGTCTCTGgtctttcaaaagtttggaagtGTTGTTGGTAGATATCCATACGTGTTtcttttatttcctttatttgtaGCTGCTGGCCTTGGAGCCGGTTTTATCTTTCTTCAGGAAAGGGAGGCAAATGATATTGAAGACCAGTTCACACCCGTCAATGGACCTGCCAAGCTGGAGAGGGCGATTGTGGTGGAAAATTTCCCACAATCTGAAGAGTTTTCTCAGTTACGGCTCACGTCTGAGGGAACATATGGCTCTTTGATAATCACAGGCTTCCGTGAAGAAAATATATTAACTGAAGCAGCTTTTATTGACATTTTAGAGTTAGACAGACAAGTAAAAAATATAACAACCGgaaacacttttaaaaatcttTGTGCTAAAACAAATGGAAACTGTATGTCAAATCCAAttttagaaattataaattacaatGCTACTCAAATCGTTTCTTCAGCCATAACATATCCGATGAATAATGGCATGTTTTTGGGAACAATTATCGGCGGTGTACAGTTAAAGCAGGATAGCTCAGAGATATCCAGTGCAAAAGCGGTCAGGCTTTTTTATTTCCTAGATGAGGAGAAGACAATGGAAAATTCTGAGTGGCTCAATGGCTTTCTAAAACTCCTGTCAAACTATACACAACAGAAAACg GTCCATGTGTCTTATTTTACATCAATATCAAGACAAAATGAGTTTGAGACCAATTCAGACTCTGTGATCCCTCTCTTCTCTGTTACATATTTCCTGGCCATTACCATTTCAATTCTGTCTTGTTTAAG GTTAGACTGTGTCAGGACGAAGGTGTGGGTGGCTGCGTTTGGTGTCGTCTCTGTCGGGTTGGCCGTGTTGGCCAGCTTTGGACTGCTGCTGTTCTGCGGGATGCCGTTTGCCATGACCGTGGCCACAGCTCCGTTTCTGATTCTTG GTGTTGGTGTTGACGACATGTTCATAATGATCTCCTgctggcagaagactgaagttgATAAAGCTGTTGAAGTTCGCTTAGCAGAGACGTATAAGGAGGCTGGCGTGTCCATCACTATCACCACACTGACGGATGTGCTGGCGTTCTACATCGGCCTCCTGACGTCGTTCCGCTCCGTTCAGTCTTTCTGCATGTACACCAGCACAGCTCTTCTGTTCTGCTACGTCTTCAACATCACCTTCTTTGGCGCATGCCTTGCATACAATGGGAGACGAGAGAAAGGCAACAGACACTGGCTGACCTGCATGAGAGTCCCAGAAGAAGCCAGTGGTGATGCCAAAGGGTGTTGTATTGGTGGAGCTTATGATATAAACACACGTCAGGAGTTTGAAATGCCAATGGATTCATTCTTTAAAAACTATTACGGTCCTTTTCTTACAAGAGTGTGGGTTAAGGTGCTTGTGTGTCTAATCTATGCCGGGTATTTAGCAGTCAGTATCTACGGGTGCTTCCAAATACAGGAAGGGTTGGATCTGAAACATTTAGCGGCAGATGGCTCATATGTTGGAGATTACTATGACAATGAGGATGAATTCTTCTCTGATTTTGGTCCTAATGTCATGTTAGTTATAAAGGATGAGCATTTTCAGTACTGGAACCCAACTGCTCGTAAAAGTCTTGACTTTTGTTTGGATAATGTTCAAAATCTGACAATGGCAGATTCAGACATTCCACCTATTTCTTGGCTTCATGTATATGTGCAGCTTGGGATGAATTCaggttttgatgtaaacaatgaAACACAATTCAAAAGCCATTTAACTGCATTTCTTAATTATTCTGGTTTTAGCCAAGATGTCAATTTCTCTAACAATCAAATTCTTGCATCACGTATGTTCGTTCAGACGGTGAACATCCGCACAGCGATTGATGAGAAGAACATGCTGAATGCATTTAGAGAAACTGCAGATGAATGTGGGAAGTTGCAGACGCCTGTGGATCTGATAGTGTACCACCCTGCATTCATCTATTTTGACCAATATGCCGTCATCATCACTAATACAATCCAAAATATAGTAGTTGCTACATGCTTGATGTTAGCCATTTCACTCCTGCTGATCCCAAATCCACTCTGCTCTCTCTGGGTGACGTTTGCCATTGCATCTGTCATTGTGGGAGTGGCCGGTTTCATGGCATTATGGGATGTTAGTTTAGACTCTGTGTCTATGATTAATCTTGTTATCTGTATAGGGTTTTCTGTGGACTTCTCTGCTCACATATCCTATGCTTTTGTGTCAAGTGAAAAATCATCCCTGAATAAGAAAGCCACAGATGCCATTACTAAACTGGGCTATCCAATAGTTCAGGGAGCTGTGTCCACTATCGCAGGTGTGGTGGTGCTTGCGGCTGCTAAAAGCTACATCTTCAGGACCTTCTTCAAAATCATGTTCTTAGTTATTCTGTTTGGAGCCATCCATGGAATCGCATTCATACCTGTGTTCCTGACCTTCCTCAGCACTTGTGGCAAGACATGTagtaagaagaaaaaagaaaatctgagcAACAGCACAAATGGACCACAAGCAGGAACAGACATGAGCAATTCACGTACCAACATAGTGGAAGCTCATACAGATCCCGACTGTTACTGA